Within the Vigna angularis cultivar LongXiaoDou No.4 chromosome 10, ASM1680809v1, whole genome shotgun sequence genome, the region GGCAGCGGAGGCGGCGGCGACAGCTGGTGGTTGATGGCGTCTACAGAAGAGAGCCCCAGTGcttggctcttgataccattttggagaattaagagaaagaaactctctttcttcatattattatcttcacactaaacacatacttatacaataatgaaaaacagtAATCAACAATAAACAGTAAACAGTAGGCTCCTACAGAGCctatatctaaaaacatattacatttcaacatatCATAATAAACAGAAGtacttaaataaaagttatatttttttatctaaaatatgTTGAAAATCATAGTCTGAAAAAAATTGTGGCAAGTATAAGAGCACATCCCTCTATGGAATTGAAGGGAAGATGCGTGACTGGGGAGATATTATATAGTCCTGgatataatttttagaattacTTGGGTCAGGAATCCAATGAATCTCACTCATGTTTGGTACCTCAACATAGGACATGGTAAACTCTCCAATCTTCTCTAGCTTCCCTCTCTTGCCTGCCCTGAGTATAAGATTACCATGTTGGTAGGAAAAAATTCCTTTGGTCAAATGAATTATATCGCCTGAATCAAAAGCATCGCATTCATCTCCCCAAAGCTGAAGATGAACTGCCGCTGTCTCATCAGCTACAAGAGTCAAGCATATCCTATTCTTCCCTTCTAGCGTTGTGCTGCCTTTCTCCAAAACTATAAACTTAGTCTCTATGTTGTTCTGAGCTGCAGGCACAATGTCTTTAAGAAGAACCATCTCTGATTTGTTCCTCAAAGGACATCCACTTCATTTAATATCATACAACATGCCATGAAACAGTTTTTGgtttagaatgaaaaaaaaaacaatcagcTATCAAAATCAGCACTAGTGTAGTACTATTACACTCAAAAAGGTTAGTCAAAGAAAACATAGAAATatgatttcattttcaaatgaaaaaataacTGCAGTAATAGCTTTTCTTCCCCCACATAGTGCTAAAAAGAAGATAGGATGATACggaataaaacataaaaacttaACTACAGCACGTTCAATCGTTCTCTAATTGTTGAAATGACTATGTTGACATTGAAGAAGATGGAAAGCAGACTCTATAGGAAATGAAGTAGAAGTGGAAGGAAGCTGACCTGATGAAGTAGGTCTTTGGCTTTGTGGCTCTCTAAACACACAAGCACCAACACACAACCCTACTGCATCTTCTTCCTTGCATAAGGCAAAAGGAATGGATTGGGGTAGGTTCCGATTGACTGAAGAAGACCGTAGGAACAAACAAACGTTCACGCGAGGGTTTTTTATTACACAGAAAGAGAACAGATTTTCTCATTTGAAATAAACACAGCTAGAATAAGAAatttcaataattcattaagaATCTTTCTCTACGTTACGACTTCGGCATGCATTCTGTTCTGCGCAACCTTATTCAAGCTCATTCTCACTACGCTCAATCTAAACATGTACCAATAGAAggaaactttttcttttatttatttataactttttttttttatttgagtgacaatttaaaatacataatttattttaaataaaatttacccaTAAACAAAACTAAACTTATCATAAATTAAAGTTGACCGTATCAATCTTTTACCTTACAGCTTGGCGCCTTGGGCATTTGGGATCATGCTAGTAATCACGATTAGcattctaaaaaattaattatatcagAAAGAAACTATTATAATGCTACCGGCCGTGCCCTGACCAAACGTCACCAATGCTACCGGCAACGTCCGCCTCCCTCTCCCGCCTCGACCTTCCACCGTCGGCGAGTCATTACCACGGTACCGGCGACGTCACCCCTACCGTCCCAAGCAATAAACGGAGCTAATCCCTAGCCCTCACTGTTTTCCTTAATTATTTActtgtttgtttctttcttaaTAGCCACACATCGCAAAATTATAGAGAGCAATACGAAACTATTGTCTACCTAATTCATCTCTCTCAGTGAAAGTTCCAATGACAGTGAATAGAAGAATTACCTTTGCAATGCCCTGTCGAATCTTCTTCTGGATTTGTTCTTTGTTCCGTGCTTCCGCTGATTTTCGTTGCTCTCTGCTGAAACTGAGTAGAAGAATGGTCATGAATTCTGGTGTCACGAACGGCTGTTGGGCTTGCTGAAAATATGTGGATTGTGTAAAATTCATGGGCTTGGCCCAAATGGGGTGCAAGAATGAATGATgaagtgtaaaaataaaataaatctatgtcGTGCTGGTTAGCCCTAAAGGTGTGAAATCAATCTCTTTGGACCAGTGGGGTGACAAATGTAAATCTGGGAGTAACAGTGTCCTTcagtaaaatagttatattttttaatttttaaactttaatatttttaaaaagtattttatctCATCgatttatgttttagttttttttaaataaattttctttattaaaacgAAATAATACTTTTCTAATTTATGAAATAAGTAAAAGAATTTATAACCTTAACTTAATATTAGCCTAAGAGGAGCTTAAAAACATTGGATAAAAGACTCTTTCAATTCTCTCTAGAAATCATACAACTATTCATCAAAATCACAATATATCTTTCTATAAGTACGAGGGAAGGAAAAATATGGTATAGTCGTTACAGAATCACCATAAAGTGCATTctcttttttacaaaattattaaatggtatcccattgtttttttttttctaatcacTTTACACtcgttattttattttattttttgtttttcaaccattaaaaaaattgttttttaattacaGTATTTTTGTCACAAAAAGGTTGTCAGTGTTAAAAAACATAATCTCCTTCAAATTAAAGGAAATAGTACAAATTTGAAGTAAAGAGGATAAGCGTGTGGTGGCAGGTTGAGATTTGAACTTGTTTCTGTTGTCCCGAGAAAAATATGATAACGCAATTGTTGTCTCCAAACacgtttaaaatatttatgtgtccaaatatttatgttatatcATTAATGTTTTCTCTTAGTCGTCTATTTTTGAATGGTAGTCTCTTTAATGTGATATTGAGAGCTTACGAGACTATTAAATGGATCGATAGTTTCAATAACAggtcatattatatataaaaatttacataattttttttacaatattttaatataatacacttgtatttttttattaatttattattatattaacgaACTCATTAAAAACATGacatattatatcaaaatattataaaaatatatattaatatatcactacatttttcttttttttttcttctcgtttgtttgtttttgtgagTTTATTAAACATACTTTAAACGATTTGATAAAAATAGGAGGAAGATACGTAAAGCACTAAAGAAAGAAACTAAATGGAGTAAGTAGATGTTTgatttttactaaataaaataatataaaataagattttttttttgtggttaGTGATGTTGGTGTGGTCCATTACTGAAATGATTACATTACTGTGATGGAGGTGAGATGGGAAGCCTAAGAGGTCAGTCAGTCAGTCAGGCAGGAGTCAAATCAGAGATggaatattttctattaataatttttcataataattaagatattattgCTTACTTAGGTATAATTAATGTGACATTGATCTGAACATGTGATTCTTCGTGCACCTCATTGCTTTCGTCTTgtattttcaaaacatattttaattctaatGATATTCTTTGTCTTTTATACATTTAACGAATcagtttttcctctttttctcttccttattctgttatttttctcttcccCGTATTTTGCCATTTTTCTTTGGGCTCCCTGTGCCAAGCTGCGTTCATGTCGtgccaagcgttcgtccttcgtGCTTTGCGTTCGTCCGTGTTTGCGTTTGTTGTGGTTCGTCTGTAAAATCTTCCATCTGCTTTTTTTGTTGTTCTATGCATGTGCTTGGTTGGGTGTTTGCTTCGTGCGCCGGAAGTTGGTTCGTGTTCGTCGCCAGAGAACTTAAACGTCGTTGGAGTTGCTGTCACAGACGTCCGCAGTTGGAAGTGCGGTCAGGTGCACAAAGAAATCGCATTTCGAACTGCGACAAAGACAAACCGCAGTTCGATCTGCGGAAAGCACAAACCCACCCACTGCAGTTCGAAATGCGTAAAGCATGGAGATCCCACCGCATTTCAATCTGCGGCTGAGACTAACCGCACTTGGAAGTGCGTtagatttttagggtttagtttttttatttttttattaggttagtatatatttattttattaggttttattttt harbors:
- the LOC108319928 gene encoding uncharacterized protein LOC108319928, yielding MVLLKDIVPAAQNNIETKFIVLEKGSTTLEGKNRICLTLVADETAAVHLQLWGDECDAFDSGDIIHLTKGIFSYQHGNLILRAGKRGKLEKIGEFTMSYVEVPNMSEIHWIPDPSNSKNYIQDYIISPQSRIFPSIP